Proteins encoded within one genomic window of Streptomyces profundus:
- a CDS encoding sugar ABC transporter ATP-binding protein, giving the protein MSTRPAESGGGAPAVSVRGLSRNFGPVRALTDVSFDVPEGEITALLGENGAGKSTLLKILAGLQPPSSGSVTVFGDEMTTFDPSTVLSRHGVAIVPQELSLLPDRSVAENVLAGVEPGHRWFPSRRQMRDRTVTLLGELELDLDPGARAGSVDLATQQLVVVARSIARGCRVLILDEPTAMLTPAEAERLFGLMGRLKDAGTTMLYVSHRMPEIFRLADQIEVLRDGGHVASSRRAETTPDQAVAAMVGRELGQFEGRERGGRPDRRPALALNGLSGRRHEDITLDVRPGEILGVAGLPDSGRVELLHNIFGGDKGTGGTVEVLGTDYPTRDPIASVERKLAFVPGERRAQGLLSTMSVGENIGVLTTGTLSRFGFLRRRAFDRAAGERAARMRVKTASLDTPITNLSGGNQQKAVLARWLAIDPGVLILDEPTRGVDVGAKAEIYEQLFALAEGGLAILCSSSDLPELLTLTDRIAVLSQGRLAGVVDSSDATEESIMALATGLKDASPTQQPAA; this is encoded by the coding sequence ATGTCCACCCGCCCAGCGGAGAGCGGAGGCGGCGCGCCCGCCGTCAGCGTCCGGGGGCTGAGCCGCAACTTCGGCCCGGTCCGCGCGCTCACCGATGTCTCGTTCGACGTCCCCGAGGGCGAGATCACCGCGCTCCTCGGCGAGAACGGCGCGGGGAAGTCGACGCTGCTGAAGATCCTCGCCGGGCTCCAGCCACCCAGCTCGGGCAGCGTCACCGTCTTCGGCGACGAGATGACCACGTTCGACCCGAGCACCGTGCTCAGCAGGCACGGCGTGGCGATCGTCCCGCAGGAGCTGTCGCTGCTGCCCGACCGCAGCGTCGCGGAGAACGTGCTGGCCGGCGTTGAGCCCGGGCACCGCTGGTTCCCCTCGCGCCGGCAGATGCGGGACCGCACGGTCACCCTCCTCGGCGAGCTCGAACTCGACCTCGACCCGGGCGCGCGAGCCGGGTCCGTCGACCTCGCCACCCAGCAACTCGTCGTCGTCGCCCGGTCGATCGCCCGCGGCTGCCGGGTGCTGATCCTCGACGAGCCGACCGCGATGCTCACCCCGGCCGAGGCCGAGCGGCTCTTCGGGCTGATGGGCCGGCTGAAGGACGCCGGCACCACGATGCTCTACGTGTCGCACCGGATGCCGGAGATCTTCCGCCTCGCCGACCAGATCGAGGTGCTCCGCGACGGCGGCCACGTCGCCTCGTCGCGGCGCGCCGAGACCACGCCCGACCAGGCGGTCGCCGCCATGGTCGGCCGGGAACTCGGCCAGTTCGAGGGCCGGGAGCGCGGCGGCCGGCCCGACCGCAGGCCCGCGCTCGCCCTCAACGGGCTCAGTGGCCGCCGCCACGAGGACATCACCCTCGACGTGCGGCCTGGGGAGATCCTCGGCGTCGCCGGGCTGCCCGACTCGGGCCGGGTGGAGCTGCTGCACAACATCTTCGGCGGCGACAAGGGCACCGGCGGCACCGTCGAGGTACTCGGCACCGACTACCCGACGCGCGATCCGATCGCCAGCGTGGAGCGGAAGTTGGCGTTCGTCCCCGGCGAGCGCCGCGCCCAGGGGCTGCTCTCCACGATGAGCGTCGGCGAGAACATCGGCGTGCTGACCACCGGCACGCTCAGCCGGTTCGGCTTCCTGCGGCGCCGCGCCTTCGACCGGGCCGCGGGCGAACGGGCGGCCCGGATGCGGGTGAAGACCGCCAGCCTGGACACGCCCATCACCAACCTGTCGGGCGGCAACCAGCAGAAGGCGGTGCTCGCCCGCTGGCTCGCCATCGACCCCGGCGTGCTGATCCTCGACGAGCCGACGAGGGGCGTCGACGTCGGCGCCAAGGCGGAGATCTACGAGCAGCTCTTCGCGCTGGCCGAAGGGGGCCTGGCGATCCTCTGCTCCTCGTCCGACCTGCCCGAACTCCTCACCCTCACCGATCGGATAGCGGTGCTGAGCCAGGGCCGGCTGGCCGGCGTGGTGGACAGCTCAGACGCGACGGAGGAGTCGATCATGGCGCTCGCCACCGGCCTCAAGGACGCCTCCCCCACCCAGCAGCCAGCCGCCTGA
- a CDS encoding sugar ABC transporter substrate-binding protein translates to MSLRSTTRRFLAAGVLAATALTVSGCGAITSENSGSSAEDGFQLAGHIQDRIDSGDPLRIKLSYHDPSLAFAAPISEGMERAADEFGADVQLIGPTGGDAAQQVSELQTLIQQKSVDGLAVSSSSSDALKPVIAQAYNAGIPIVSFNTDNPDSEQMGFVGQDLPGSGAAQAEELLSVLGADATGKVVVFSVDTGAGWSHDRFGGFESALADSGLTVVGPVNVGNEPNAAYNTVESTMSGQSDVAAIVGLDCCSTTAAAQWVQQSGNTGEVAVVGFDLLPATAEYIERGVVDFTISQNPAEQGYQAVKVLHDFLTDDTEITGVDTGSQFVTEENLADAAVEG, encoded by the coding sequence ATGTCCCTTCGCTCCACCACCCGCCGGTTCCTGGCAGCCGGTGTCCTCGCCGCCACCGCGCTGACCGTCAGCGGCTGCGGCGCCATCACCTCCGAGAACTCGGGGTCGTCCGCGGAGGACGGGTTCCAGCTCGCCGGCCACATCCAGGACCGCATCGACAGCGGCGACCCGCTGCGCATCAAGCTCAGCTACCACGACCCGTCGCTCGCCTTCGCCGCCCCGATCAGCGAGGGCATGGAACGGGCCGCCGACGAGTTCGGCGCCGACGTCCAGCTGATCGGCCCGACCGGTGGCGACGCCGCCCAGCAGGTGTCGGAGCTTCAGACGCTGATCCAGCAGAAGTCCGTGGACGGCCTCGCCGTCTCCTCGTCGTCCAGCGACGCGCTGAAGCCGGTCATCGCGCAGGCGTACAACGCGGGCATCCCCATCGTCTCCTTCAACACCGACAACCCGGACTCCGAGCAGATGGGCTTCGTCGGGCAGGACCTCCCAGGGTCGGGCGCCGCGCAGGCCGAGGAGCTGCTCTCGGTGCTCGGCGCGGACGCCACGGGCAAGGTCGTCGTCTTCTCCGTGGACACCGGGGCCGGCTGGTCGCACGACAGGTTCGGCGGCTTCGAGAGCGCGCTGGCCGACTCAGGGCTCACGGTCGTCGGCCCGGTCAACGTCGGCAACGAGCCCAACGCCGCCTACAACACGGTGGAGTCCACCATGTCGGGCCAGTCCGATGTGGCCGCGATAGTCGGCCTGGACTGCTGCTCCACCACCGCCGCCGCGCAGTGGGTCCAGCAGTCGGGGAACACCGGCGAGGTCGCCGTGGTCGGCTTCGACCTGCTGCCGGCGACCGCCGAGTACATCGAGCGGGGCGTCGTCGACTTCACCATCAGCCAGAACCCCGCCGAGCAGGGCTACCAGGCCGTCAAGGTGCTGCACGACTTCCTCACCGACGACACCGAGATCACCGGCGTCGACACCGGCTCGCAGTTCGTCACCGAGGAGAACCTCGCCGACGCCGCGGTGGAGGGCTGA
- a CDS encoding ABC transporter permease: MTTTTAPARASLDFRSLLHARESGVFAALVLLFALGTVLTPSFASSDNLLSVGQQIAQIGIMAIGATFVIVNGEIDLSVGSIYALSAITTGMIISEGAAWPLAILAGLGVGAFAGLLNGLAVVALGVPSFIVTLGTLSVYRGVALLISDGAPISLSSSQDGVADFNLLGQGRLFGVVPMQFVFFAIIAAIGILLLSRSRLGFNTYAVGGNQEAARLVGINVKRVKLTAFVLSGFTAAVAGVLGLSFLSYVQGVTGSGLELTVISAVIIGGAALFGGSGTMWGTVIGVAFIGLLQNILNIKGISSFWQTIVTGLVIIAAVAADTWQRKRKTRA; this comes from the coding sequence ATGACCACGACCACCGCACCGGCGCGGGCGTCCCTGGACTTCCGCTCCCTGCTGCACGCCCGGGAGTCCGGGGTCTTCGCGGCCCTCGTCCTGCTGTTCGCCCTCGGCACCGTGCTGACGCCCAGCTTCGCCTCGTCCGACAACCTGCTCTCGGTCGGCCAGCAGATAGCGCAGATCGGCATCATGGCCATCGGCGCCACCTTCGTCATCGTCAACGGCGAGATCGACCTCTCCGTCGGCTCGATCTACGCCCTGTCGGCGATCACCACCGGAATGATCATCTCCGAGGGGGCCGCCTGGCCGCTGGCGATCCTCGCCGGGCTCGGGGTCGGCGCGTTCGCCGGGCTGCTCAACGGCCTGGCGGTGGTGGCGCTCGGCGTCCCCTCGTTCATCGTCACGCTCGGCACCCTCAGCGTCTACCGGGGGGTGGCGCTGCTGATCTCGGACGGCGCGCCGATCTCGCTCAGCTCCAGCCAGGACGGGGTCGCCGACTTCAACCTGCTCGGCCAGGGGCGGCTCTTCGGCGTGGTGCCGATGCAGTTCGTGTTCTTCGCGATCATCGCCGCCATCGGCATCCTGCTCCTCTCCCGCTCCCGCCTCGGCTTCAACACCTACGCGGTGGGCGGCAACCAGGAGGCCGCCCGGCTGGTCGGCATCAACGTCAAGCGCGTCAAGCTGACCGCGTTCGTCCTCTCCGGGTTCACCGCCGCGGTCGCCGGCGTGCTCGGCCTCTCGTTCCTCTCCTATGTGCAGGGCGTCACCGGCAGCGGCCTCGAACTCACCGTCATCTCGGCGGTGATCATCGGCGGCGCCGCGCTCTTCGGCGGCTCCGGAACGATGTGGGGCACCGTGATCGGCGTCGCCTTCATCGGTCTCCTCCAGAACATCCTGAACATCAAGGGCATCTCGTCCTTCTGGCAGACCATCGTCACCGGCCTGGTGATCATCGCCGCGGTGGCCGCCGACACCTGGCAGCGCAAGCGCAAGACCAGGGCCTGA
- a CDS encoding ribokinase has translation MKIAVVGSYGVGLTMRVPKAPAPGETVSDGAFDEGPGGKGSNQAIGAARLGAEVSFLTAVGDDDYGRAARALWEREGVDAGQVVTGRAATMVGFILVEPSGENRIAIAPGALDELTADSVEAFRPAIAEADVLVVSMEIPAAAVSAALRVGREAGTTTLLNPAPARPLAEGDWPLIDLLTPNQTEAPVLLGLPEGHGRTDAELVAALRARTGGSVVLTRGGAGALVADAGQDGDRSAEVPARQAERVVDTTGAGDSFTAALAVAVAGGTELTTAVRFAAEAGAHTVSLAGVIPALPTRAHLKTEIGTPR, from the coding sequence ATGAAGATCGCAGTTGTCGGAAGCTACGGGGTCGGTCTCACCATGCGGGTGCCCAAGGCCCCCGCCCCCGGTGAGACCGTCTCGGACGGTGCCTTCGACGAGGGCCCCGGGGGGAAGGGCTCCAACCAGGCCATCGGCGCCGCGCGCCTGGGGGCCGAGGTGTCGTTCCTGACCGCCGTCGGCGACGACGACTACGGCCGGGCCGCCCGTGCCCTCTGGGAACGGGAGGGCGTCGACGCCGGCCAGGTGGTCACCGGCCGGGCCGCGACCATGGTCGGCTTCATCCTGGTCGAGCCCTCGGGCGAGAACCGGATCGCGATCGCGCCCGGCGCCCTGGACGAGCTCACCGCCGACTCCGTCGAGGCGTTCCGCCCCGCGATCGCCGAGGCCGACGTGCTGGTCGTCTCCATGGAGATCCCCGCCGCCGCCGTCAGCGCCGCCCTGCGGGTCGGGCGCGAGGCCGGCACCACCACCCTGCTCAACCCGGCGCCGGCCCGCCCGCTGGCCGAGGGCGACTGGCCGCTGATCGACCTGCTCACCCCGAACCAGACCGAGGCACCCGTGCTGCTGGGCCTCCCCGAGGGGCACGGCCGCACCGATGCCGAGCTGGTCGCCGCACTCCGCGCCCGCACCGGCGGGTCCGTGGTGCTGACCAGGGGCGGCGCCGGCGCGCTGGTCGCCGACGCCGGCCAGGACGGTGACCGGAGCGCCGAGGTGCCCGCCCGGCAGGCCGAGCGGGTGGTCGACACCACCGGCGCCGGCGACTCGTTCACCGCCGCGCTCGCCGTGGCCGTCGCCGGCGGCACCGAGCTGACGACGGCCGTCCGGTTCGCCGCCGAGGCCGGCGCCCACACGGTCTCCCTCGCCGGTGTCATCCCCGCCCTCCCCACCCGGGCCCACCTCAAGACCGAGATTGGAACACCCCGATGA
- a CDS encoding Rid family hydrolase has protein sequence MSDTDQVESFGVPWEEDHGYVQAVRRGDTIYLSGQVAHDGARLVAPAPVDDAGQVTDFANTGEQLRQCYANAAELLGRFGASLGDVVEEVIYVRDIEAAGAVAGPVRRAAYGRPDPQVASTVIGTPRLAFPELLVEVRFTARL, from the coding sequence ATGAGCGACACGGATCAGGTCGAAAGCTTTGGCGTCCCCTGGGAGGAGGACCACGGATACGTCCAGGCCGTCAGGCGCGGCGACACCATCTACCTCTCCGGTCAGGTCGCCCACGACGGGGCGCGGCTCGTCGCCCCGGCCCCCGTCGATGATGCGGGACAGGTCACCGACTTCGCCAACACGGGCGAGCAACTGCGCCAGTGCTACGCCAACGCGGCGGAGCTGCTGGGGCGTTTCGGCGCGTCGCTGGGCGATGTGGTCGAGGAGGTCATCTACGTGCGCGATATCGAGGCCGCCGGCGCCGTGGCGGGGCCGGTGCGCAGGGCGGCCTACGGCCGTCCTGACCCCCAGGTCGCGAGCACCGTGATCGGCACCCCTCGCCTCGCCTTCCCCGAACTCCTCGTCGAGGTCAGGTTCACCGCCCGCCTCTGA
- a CDS encoding GlxA family transcriptional regulator encodes MRSGDDGTAADGSRVVAILAVPRAYALDVSIPAYVFGQHEGYRVLVCGDIGSRSADHSANDSADHSAEHSTGDSTGDSRGDSGVGPPHTEAAIGVRPTHSLAQLESADIVVVPGYADVEVPVPDDHVEALRLAVERGARTLAICTGVFALAASGTLNGKSATTHWRHTDRLRATHPEVDVVENQLFVEDGALLTSAGAGSGIDACLHVIRTDFGATAADDVAKDAVSPAIRGANEPQYADRPPADRDSLRATREWAIDHLGTSITVQRMAAHSLLSRRTFIRRFTRETGMPPMRWVAFQRILSARRLLETSDLPVERIAAAAGFGTSANFRAVFRREMGMSPSAYRKEHDLEGPVDPVGPVDPGVGQRRTVG; translated from the coding sequence GTGCGATCCGGAGACGACGGAACGGCTGCCGACGGCAGCAGGGTTGTCGCGATCCTCGCGGTGCCGCGCGCCTACGCACTGGACGTCAGCATTCCGGCGTATGTGTTCGGTCAGCACGAGGGTTATCGGGTCCTGGTGTGCGGGGATATCGGCTCCCGCTCGGCGGACCATTCGGCGAACGATTCGGCGGACCATTCGGCGGAGCATTCGACGGGCGATTCGACGGGCGATTCGAGGGGCGATTCGGGCGTCGGGCCGCCGCACACCGAAGCGGCCATCGGCGTCAGGCCGACGCATTCGCTCGCCCAGCTGGAAAGCGCCGATATCGTCGTGGTGCCGGGCTATGCGGACGTCGAGGTGCCCGTCCCCGACGACCATGTCGAGGCGCTGCGGCTCGCCGTCGAGCGGGGCGCCCGCACCCTCGCCATCTGCACGGGCGTGTTCGCCCTCGCGGCCAGCGGAACGCTGAACGGGAAGTCCGCGACGACACACTGGCGCCACACCGATCGCCTCCGCGCGACGCATCCCGAGGTCGATGTCGTCGAGAACCAGCTGTTCGTCGAGGACGGCGCCCTACTGACATCCGCCGGCGCGGGGTCGGGAATTGACGCGTGCCTCCATGTCATTCGAACCGATTTCGGCGCGACCGCCGCTGACGACGTGGCGAAGGACGCCGTCTCCCCCGCGATCCGGGGCGCGAACGAACCGCAGTACGCGGACCGGCCCCCAGCGGATCGCGACAGCCTACGGGCGACTCGGGAATGGGCGATCGACCACCTCGGCACATCGATCACGGTGCAAAGGATGGCGGCGCACAGCCTTCTTTCCCGGCGCACCTTCATCCGGCGCTTCACCCGTGAGACCGGAATGCCCCCCATGCGGTGGGTCGCCTTCCAGAGAATCCTCAGCGCGCGCCGGCTCCTTGAGACCTCCGACCTGCCGGTCGAAAGGATCGCCGCAGCGGCGGGATTCGGCACATCCGCCAATTTCCGGGCCGTCTTCCGCAGGGAGATGGGGATGTCCCCGAGCGCCTACCGCAAGGAGCAC